In the Corvus cornix cornix isolate S_Up_H32 chromosome 20, ASM73873v5, whole genome shotgun sequence genome, one interval contains:
- the HRH3 gene encoding histamine H3 receptor, which translates to MESGGALNGSATAGRFAAAGTAALGALMALLIAVTVAGNALVMLAFVADSSLRTQNNFFLLNLAISDFLVGAFCIPLYVPYVLTGRWIFGRSLCKLWLVVDYLLCTSSVFNIVLISYDRFLSVTRAVTYRAQQGNIRQAVLKMVLVWVLAFLLYGPAIISWEYISGQSIIPTGECYAEFFYNWYFLMTASTLEFFTPFISVMFFNLSIYLNIQKRTKMRLDVFHEVHNQSFTEEVERSPEAKLSLKCCKWEQKESAETLDLSKSKAQGAASTSSLDAKDLLATSSESSRKPKCCNKKSCKNSASTLCSEKRMKTMSQSTIQRFRLSRDKKVAKSLAIIVGIFGICWAPYTLLMIIRAGCHGQCISEFWYETSFWLLWINSAVNPVLYPLCHSSFRRAFIKLLCPKKLTIQPHNALQNY; encoded by the exons ATGGAGAGCGGCGGGGCGCTGAACGGCTCCGCCACCGCCGGGCGCTTCGCCGCCGCGGGCACGGCAGCGCTGGGCGCGCTGATGGCCCTGCTCATCGCCGTCACCGTGGCGGGCAACGCGCTGGTGATGCTGGCCTTCGTGGCGGACTCCAGCCTGCGCACCCAGAACAACTTCTTCCTCCTCAACCTGGCCATCTCGGATTTCCTCGTAG GTGCCTTCTGCATCCCCCTGTACGTGCCCTATGTGCTGACGGGGAGATGGATCTTTGGGAGAAGCCTCTGCAAACTCTGGCTGGTGGTTGATTACCTGCTCTGCACCTCTTCGGTCTTCAACATCGTACTAATTAGCTACGACAGATTCCTCTCGGTGACAAGAGCG GTCACCTACAGAGCCCAGCAAGGCAACATCAGGCAAGCAGTGCTGAAGATGGTGCTGGTGTGGGTGTTGGCCTTCCTGCTGTATGGTCCTGCCATTATCAGCTGGGAGTACATATCAGGCCAGAGCATCATCCCCACCGGGGAATGCTACGCTGAGTTCTTCTACAACTGGTATTTCCTCATGACAGCCTCCACGCTGGAGTTTTTCACTCCTTTCATCAGCGTGATGTTTTTCAACCTAAGCATTTACCTGAACATACAGAAGCGCACCAAAATGCGCCTGGATGTTTTCCATGAAGTGCACAATCAGTCCTTCACTGAGGAGGTGGAAAGGAGCCCAGAAGCAAAGCTTTCTTTGAAATGCTGTAAGTGGGAGCAGAAGGAGTCAGCTGAAACCCTCGACCTCTCTAAGAGCAAAGCTCAAGGAGCAGCCTCCACTTCCAGCCTGGATGCCAAAGATCTGCTGGCAACAAGCTCGGAGAGCTCCAGGAAACCGAAGTGTTGCAACAAAAAGAGCTGTAAGAATTCAGCCTCCACTCTGTGCTCAGAGAAACGGATGAAGACCATGTCCCAGAGCACGATTCAACGCTTCAGGCTCTCTAGAGACAAGAAAGTGGCCAAATCACTGGCAATCATCGTGGGCATTTTTGGGATTTGCTGGGCACCGTACACTCTCCTGATGATCATCCGCGCTGGCTGCCACGGCCAGTGCATCTCTGAGTTCTGGTATGAGACTTCCTTTTGGCTGCTGTGGATCAACTCGGCTGTCAACCCTGTCCTATACCCTCTCTGCCACTCCAGCTTCAGAAGGGCTTTTATTAAACTCCTTTGTCCCAAGAAGCTGACGATTCAGCCTCACAATGCCCTTCAGAACTACTGA